One window from the genome of Pseudonocardia hierapolitana encodes:
- a CDS encoding LysE family translocator: MVSPDRLLAFAAMSFLLIVVPGPSVLFTVGRALAHGRRAALSSVVGNAAGAYVLVVAVAFGVGALVASSAVAFTVLKLAGAAYLVYLGVRTWRQRGTLPDPATDGGAAHGSLRTLREGFVVGVTNPKTIVFFAAVLPQFVDPAQGHVTGQMLLLGLVFNVIALASDSVWGMGASVARDWFARSPRRLAAVGRIGGLSMIGLGVTVAVTGRKD, encoded by the coding sequence ATGGTGTCCCCCGACCGGCTGCTCGCCTTCGCGGCGATGTCGTTCCTGCTCATCGTGGTGCCCGGCCCCAGCGTGCTGTTCACGGTCGGCCGGGCCCTCGCCCATGGCCGCCGCGCCGCGCTCAGCTCGGTCGTGGGCAACGCCGCCGGCGCCTACGTGCTCGTCGTGGCGGTGGCGTTCGGGGTCGGGGCCCTCGTGGCGAGCTCGGCCGTCGCCTTCACGGTGCTCAAGTTGGCCGGCGCTGCATACCTGGTGTACCTCGGGGTCAGGACGTGGCGGCAGCGAGGGACGCTGCCTGACCCGGCCACCGACGGCGGAGCCGCGCACGGCAGCCTCCGCACGCTGCGGGAAGGCTTCGTCGTCGGCGTGACGAACCCCAAGACGATCGTGTTCTTCGCCGCGGTGCTGCCGCAGTTCGTCGATCCGGCACAGGGACACGTGACCGGGCAGATGCTGTTGCTCGGCCTGGTCTTCAACGTCATCGCCCTCGCGTCGGACAGCGTGTGGGGCATGGGGGCGTCCGTCGCCCGGGACTGGTTCGCCCGCTCGCCACGCCGGCTCGCCGCGGTCGGCCGCATCGGCGGGCTCTCGATGATCGGGCTCGGCGTCA